In Chitinophaga sp. H8, the sequence CACGGTTCCTGCCGGCAGTATTATTTGCCGCCAGCCTGGCGTGCTGGCACTTTGTGTATACAAGCATGATTTTGTACCCACATACTGGTTGCCCATAAAATCTTCGAAATAAGCGGTCAGTTGCTCATTTACAAATTTATGGACCACGCCAATATTGTAAGACTTGCCCTCCTGCTGAAATTTCAGCAGATAAGCACCATAGTTAAAATACACTTCACCGGTGGTACGTTTGAACAAAAACGGATAGATATCCGGCTGCTCTTCCAGTCCCAGTGCTTTAAGTTTGCCGGTAAGGTCTGTAAACGTATTCTGCTGTACATTAAACAGGCCAATATGCATATCCTGGAAATGCAGCCATATATTAGCATAGTCTTCCCGGCAGATGGCGTTGATACTATTACCCGGAAATTTACCGGGCGTATTATCATTGGAGATCCTTTCCAGGAACTTCCCGCCTTCTCCATAAATATCCAGCCCGTCCAGCATCAGGCCTACATACAATTTGCCATCATCGTGCTTGTAAATAGACTTGACGAGGTTATGTGTAATAAAGGGAGAACGATATAAATTGAATACTTTTTTATGAGGAGAATATTTTTTGATGCCATCCCCGTCCGTGCCTACCCACATATTATCTGCAGCATCCCGGTACAGTGAAAAAACGATGTTAAGAGAGCGGGTTTCAAAAGTATTAAAGCTGACTACATGACGGGTGATTTCGTTTTTGGCAATGTTATACACCAGCACTCCATCATTCCCGCCTATCCATACATTACCATTCTGGTCCAACTCTGTTACAAACGGAATAAAGGCCTCTCCCCGCTGGTTGGTCACATCAAAGGGCAGATCGGTAAACTTATTTTTACTTTTATTGAAGACTGTTATATGCCCGTTGCTCACTATAAAAAGGGAATCCTTGTTGAGGCTTCGCATAATAGGGTCGTGGGATATTCCCGGCAGGCAATAAGTAGTAAGGCGGAGATTATCCGTATTAAAGGCAATCAGTTCGCCTGGCTGGCAATTCATCCAGATGGTATTCCCATCTTTCAGAATAGCTTTGGGGATCATCCTCCTGGCCTTGAATTGCGGCGGATAGAGGATCATTCTTTTTACTGCGTACGTGTGATTGTCCAGCACATACAAACCCCTTAACGGGCGCCAGATCCAGAGATGATGAGCAGCCGTGTCTTCTCCCAGGATACGGAATTTTATTTCACTGTCACGCTCCTGTTCATTAATGTTGGACGTATCTTCCAGTACCGGGCGGAAGCTGTTACGGAAGCGGTCGTAAACGCTGATACCGTTGTTATGTGCCAACAGCAGCTGATGCCGGCTGTCTTTATAAAAAGAATAGTTCTTATCTCCTTTCAGGTCAAAGCGGTTGATCACGGCCCTTCCTCCGTTAGTGCCCCTGGGTACCAGCTCCCCCTGCCCTTCTCCTTTTTTATATTGCTGGCTGGGTTTATAACGGTATTCATTAAAGATATACCCATCAAAACGGTTTACTCCATCGCGTGTGGCAATCCACATAAAACCTTGTTCATCCTGGATAATATCGTAGGCAGTACTTTGAGAGAGTCCTTCATTTACACTATAACCATCAAATATATAGGGTTTGTCCTGGGCAAATAGCATAGCCGCCCTGCAAAGGGTAAATAGGAGGATCAGGATATTTTTTTTACATTGACAAAATATTTGCACTACGAAAATTTATATCGGTGAAGCAGGTAAGGCTATGTGCAAATATATAAATCTGCTTGGCACTTTCTAATGATTTTGTATTTTTCTTGTGGCTAACAACTTGAAATAAATATTCTTAGCGATGAAAATGATGGCGCAAAGCAGGTGGCAGGAGATGGTAGCAATAAGGAGCTGTTTAAAAAGAAGTGCATGCCTCTTGTTATTATTGTTATTCACTGTAGCAGGTAATACCCAATCCCTCCCTGATTTTTCCCTGAAAACCATTGCTACTGCCCCTATAAAAAGTATACGCGGACTAAGCATCGCAGCCGATCAGTCGGTTTGGGTATCTGGTACCGGAGGGATGGTAGGCTATAGTACCAACCATGGTAAAGACTGGCAGTGGATGCAGGTAACCGGTTGCGACAGCTGCGACTGGCGTAGTATTAAAGCCTTCAGCCGCCATAAAGCCATTGTCATGAATGCAGGAGCACCTGCACATATTTTCCTCACAGAAAACGGGGGTAAAAGCTGGCAACGTGTTTATTTTGATGATACCCAAGGCATTTTCTTCGATGGCCTTTCTTTTGTAAACAACCAGGAAGGCGTGGCAATCGGTGATCCTATGCAGGGGAAGTTTGCCATGCTGCATACGGTGAACGGCGGAAAAAGCTGGACACCACGCAAGCCGGCAGCATTACCGGAAGCCAATCCCGGAGAGGCTTTATTTGCCGCCAGTGGCACCGGTATACTGGCACTTCCCGGAGAGGCTGTTTATTTTGCCACCGGCGGTACCACTTCCCGCTTTTTCAGGTGGCAGCAAAAGGCCTGGCATACTTACCCTTTACCTTTAATACAGGGAGAAAGTACTACCGGCGCATTTTCTATCGCTTTCCGGGATGCACAGCATGGTATTACGGTAGGCGGCAACTATCAAAATGATGCCTTGCGTACAGGCAACTGTGCCCTCACCCATGACGGCGGTATTTCGTGGGCCATTCCTGCTGTATCCCCACATGGATACCGTTCCTGTGTAGCATATATCACCCCGCAATTACTGGTAGCTACGGGGCCGTCCGGTACCGATCTGTCGGCCGACGGAGGTAAACATTGGTATAATATCAGCAAGGAAGGATTTCATGTCGTGCAAACCAAAGAAAAATCATATGTTTATCTGGCAGGCGCCGGAGGACGTATTGCAAAACTGGTAATAGGAAAATCTTTGGCTGGCCAATAAAAAGGTGCTCCTGGAAAGGCGCACCGATGCAATAGGTTAAAGCAAAAAGTACATTTATTAATATGAAGTTAACGAGTATTTTATATTTTTTTCAGCAGTTTTTTGTCAATATGGTATTTTAAATCGTAAACGAGTGGATAACCTTCGCCACCGTAAAAAGATGTTGCCACATTATTTTTTTTTAACTTACAGCCGGTGAATGGGGTCATATAGATTAAACAACTGATAGTTAATCGTTTACCTCCTATCATAACGAAAAATGTGAATTATGCAAGTAGCCACCTCGTCAGGTAAATATTCGGTTAAACACTACCCCGACACAGTCAAAGAATGGAAACAGGAAGGTAACTACTTCTATTTTTACACCACCGAAACCATCCTTGAAATAAGGGTTATCTCAGACAAAATAGTACGTTTCCGCTATGCAGCAGATGGTACTTTCCAGCGTGATTTTTCCTATGCCACCAGTGAGAAAATGGAAGACGCGCCTATTTGTTTTGAGATCAAGGAATTTGAAGAAGTATTCCAGATAGATACAGATGCGATAAAGATATTTATTGCCAAAGATAATCTGCGCCTCACCATCACAGATAAGGAAGGGCGTGTGATCAACCAGGATGAAATGGGTTTTCACTGGCAATCTTATCTGCAAAAAGGTGGAAAGATCGTGTACTGCAGTAAAATGATCCAGGAAGGAGAGTGTTTCTATGGCCTGGGGGATAAACCTACCGATCTGAACCTTCGTGGCAAACGGCTGGAGAACTATGGTACAGATGCGTATGGCTATCACAAGGATACGGATCCGCTGTACCGGAATATTCCATTTTATTACGGCCTCCATCATGGCATTGGCTATGGCATCTTCTTTGATAACAGCTTCCGCACCATTTTTGATTTTGGGGAAGAGCGGGAAGATGTACAGAGCTTTTGGGCGCGTGGCGGAGAAATGAATTATTATTTCATTTATGGCCCGGAACTGCTGCAGGTAGCAGAAGCCTATACCAAGATTACAGGTACGCCGGAATTGCCGCCATTATGGGCGCTGGGCTATCACCAATGCCGGTGGAGCTATTATCCGGATACCCGCGTAAAAGAGATTGCAGCCGAATTCCGCAAACGACAGATTCCCTGTGATGTAATCTACCTGGATATAGATTATATGGAAGGCTTCCGTTGTTTTACCTGGAGTAAAGAAGGCTTTCCGGACCCTGCAGGGCTCATTAAGGAGCTATCCGCCCAGGGGTTCAAAGTTGTAGTGATTATTGACCCTGGTATCAAAGTAGATCCCAATTATGCCATCTATCAGGAAGGCGTTAAGAATGATTACTTCTGTAAACGGGCAGATGGTGCATTAATGGAAGGAGATGTATGGCCCGGCAAATGTGTATTTCCGGACTATACCAATCCCCGTGTAAGGGAATGGTGGAGCAGTCTTTTCAAAAGCCTGGTAGATACAGGTGTGAGAGGTGTATGGAACGACATGAACGAACCAGCCGTTTTTGAGCTGGGCACCTTTCCTGAAGATGTAAGACATGACTATGATGGAGAGCAGGTAAGCCATCGTAAAGCACATAATGTATACGGGCATCTGATGAGTAAATCCACTGCTGCCGGTATGAAAAAGTACCTGATGCCTAACCGGCCTTTCCTGATCACCCGCTCCTGTTATGCTGGTGTACAGCGCTGGTCATCTGTATGGACCGGTGATAATGTTTCCAGCTGGGAACATCTCTGGCTGGCTTCCGTGCAGTGTCAGCGCCTGGCAGTTTCAGGCATCTCTTTTACCGGAAGTGATATCGGTGGTTTTATAGGGGAGCCGGATGGCGAATTGTATACCCGCTGGATTCAGCTGGCTACTTTCCATCCGCTGATGCGTACCCACTCTGCCAGCAATGAAACCGGATTTAATCAGGAGCCCTGGAGCTTTGGCAGCAAATATGAATTTGTGGTGAAGAAGTTCATCCAGCTGCGTTACCAGCTGCTGCCTTACCTGTATACCACTTTCTGGCAAAATGCGGCTTACGGTACCCCTATGTTGCGGCCATTGGCATTTGTAGCACAGCATGATCCACAAACGCATAACTGCACCCATGAGTTTATGTTTGGCGATGCCTTACTGATCAGCCATGTGAGTGAAGCCGGCATGAAAGAAAAAGAAGTGTATCTGCCCACCGGCCGCTGGTATTACTACTGGAATGATAAACCTTATGAAGGTGGCCAACTGGTTAAAATAGCTACACCTATTGAAGAAATGCCGCTGTTTGTAAAAGCAGGTGCAGTAGTACCTAACTATCCGAAATTACAGTATACCGGACAGGCGCCTATTGAAGAAATGACACTGCAGGTGTTTTATGATGATCAGCCCGCGCATAGTACCATGTATGAAGATGCCGGAGAGCATTATGGTTATAAAAACGGGCAGTACAATGTGATCCGCTTTAAACAGGCTTCTGATAAACAGCAGTTTCATCTGAAGAAGAAATTTCATGGCAACTACGAAGCTACCTACAAGAAGCACCGGGTATGCGTACATGGACTCCCCTTCACTCCTACAGAATACGTTGTGGATGGAAAAGTGTTTAAACTTAATGCCCGCAATTTTGCAGTAGGTGTTGTAAAAGTGGTATTGGACCGGGAATTTGAAGATCTGATCATGCGATAAAAAAACAAGGCACTGTAGATGGAAATCTCAGTGCCTTTTCATAACCTATGCCAACTTTAGAGTTGAATCAAATTTACTTTGTTAATTACTTTGCGCAAAGTGTTCTGCAGTTGAATGGCTAAAATGAACGAAATGAATGGCGTGCAGCAGCAAGAACGAAACGCACATTACACGGCCTACCTCCCAATCCCTTTACCACAGGCCATTTCGAAGCATCAGCCTTTATGCTTAAACTGTGTAAAATCAACGCTTACTATCGTGCGATGATACATGCACAGCAATACCTGCCGCTTCACATGCGGTGATAACTACACGCAGCAGTTCTTCCTAAAGCCGCAATACACCAGTATTACAGACCTATCAGGCTTGCGTATAATAATCCTTTATGACTAGTAATAAATAGTCATGAACACGAAAGATATCAGTGCACAAAAGATGAGCAGGGTAAAAATAAAACGATACAGGAAAGCCATACTCTGATGATAATTGCTGCGACGGTACTTATGGATCTTCATTACAAACAATTTAAAGGGTCTCTGGTTACTATGGTTATTACGGTTAATATGGTTATGCGATACACTAAGGATGAGGGTACTCCTTATGATCTCTC encodes:
- a CDS encoding ligand-binding sensor domain-containing protein is translated as MLFAQDKPYIFDGYSVNEGLSQSTAYDIIQDEQGFMWIATRDGVNRFDGYIFNEYRYKPSQQYKKGEGQGELVPRGTNGGRAVINRFDLKGDKNYSFYKDSRHQLLLAHNNGISVYDRFRNSFRPVLEDTSNINEQERDSEIKFRILGEDTAAHHLWIWRPLRGLYVLDNHTYAVKRMILYPPQFKARRMIPKAILKDGNTIWMNCQPGELIAFNTDNLRLTTYCLPGISHDPIMRSLNKDSLFIVSNGHITVFNKSKNKFTDLPFDVTNQRGEAFIPFVTELDQNGNVWIGGNDGVLVYNIAKNEITRHVVSFNTFETRSLNIVFSLYRDAADNMWVGTDGDGIKKYSPHKKVFNLYRSPFITHNLVKSIYKHDDGKLYVGLMLDGLDIYGEGGKFLERISNDNTPGKFPGNSINAICREDYANIWLHFQDMHIGLFNVQQNTFTDLTGKLKALGLEEQPDIYPFLFKRTTGEVYFNYGAYLLKFQQEGKSYNIGVVHKFVNEQLTAYFEDFMGNQYVGTKSCLYTQSASTPGWRQIILPAGTVVKSINKNAHKQLLLATNKGLYIMDAAEHIIAHYNSYDHTAMINDYLYGVLLDDKDKIWVSHNKGLSQINPVTGEVTTFNHEDGLQSNEFNTGAFFKSLDGELFFGGIRGVNGFYPKNFRNNPFVPKVIIKRMEVLDRPYESDTAISLLKHISLPYNQNTLAIEFVPLEYTNPLKNKVQYKLEGADEDWVQAGTFRMARYTNLHPGTYVFKVRASNNDDIWNTTPTTLEIVIKIPFWQSLWFRFLLLLLLLGIAYYFSTLYLDYKIRHEKLKLEKEQAVDQERARISSDMHDDLGSGLSTIRLLSEIAKRKIKDPDQTREIVRISEAAGEMIDKMSEIIWAMNSSNDSLENLIAYMRSFAADFLEHAHITHQFYIPESIPHVKLSGGTRRNIYLAVKESLHNVVKHAKATEVKIEIMVQRNMTILIKDNGQGFNQEKVRLFGNGLKNIQKRMEAIGGQADITSDNGTIVFLDIPLN
- a CDS encoding WD40/YVTN/BNR-like repeat-containing protein, yielding MKMMAQSRWQEMVAIRSCLKRSACLLLLLLFTVAGNTQSLPDFSLKTIATAPIKSIRGLSIAADQSVWVSGTGGMVGYSTNHGKDWQWMQVTGCDSCDWRSIKAFSRHKAIVMNAGAPAHIFLTENGGKSWQRVYFDDTQGIFFDGLSFVNNQEGVAIGDPMQGKFAMLHTVNGGKSWTPRKPAALPEANPGEALFAASGTGILALPGEAVYFATGGTTSRFFRWQQKAWHTYPLPLIQGESTTGAFSIAFRDAQHGITVGGNYQNDALRTGNCALTHDGGISWAIPAVSPHGYRSCVAYITPQLLVATGPSGTDLSADGGKHWYNISKEGFHVVQTKEKSYVYLAGAGGRIAKLVIGKSLAGQ
- a CDS encoding glycoside hydrolase family 31 protein; protein product: MQVATSSGKYSVKHYPDTVKEWKQEGNYFYFYTTETILEIRVISDKIVRFRYAADGTFQRDFSYATSEKMEDAPICFEIKEFEEVFQIDTDAIKIFIAKDNLRLTITDKEGRVINQDEMGFHWQSYLQKGGKIVYCSKMIQEGECFYGLGDKPTDLNLRGKRLENYGTDAYGYHKDTDPLYRNIPFYYGLHHGIGYGIFFDNSFRTIFDFGEEREDVQSFWARGGEMNYYFIYGPELLQVAEAYTKITGTPELPPLWALGYHQCRWSYYPDTRVKEIAAEFRKRQIPCDVIYLDIDYMEGFRCFTWSKEGFPDPAGLIKELSAQGFKVVVIIDPGIKVDPNYAIYQEGVKNDYFCKRADGALMEGDVWPGKCVFPDYTNPRVREWWSSLFKSLVDTGVRGVWNDMNEPAVFELGTFPEDVRHDYDGEQVSHRKAHNVYGHLMSKSTAAGMKKYLMPNRPFLITRSCYAGVQRWSSVWTGDNVSSWEHLWLASVQCQRLAVSGISFTGSDIGGFIGEPDGELYTRWIQLATFHPLMRTHSASNETGFNQEPWSFGSKYEFVVKKFIQLRYQLLPYLYTTFWQNAAYGTPMLRPLAFVAQHDPQTHNCTHEFMFGDALLISHVSEAGMKEKEVYLPTGRWYYYWNDKPYEGGQLVKIATPIEEMPLFVKAGAVVPNYPKLQYTGQAPIEEMTLQVFYDDQPAHSTMYEDAGEHYGYKNGQYNVIRFKQASDKQQFHLKKKFHGNYEATYKKHRVCVHGLPFTPTEYVVDGKVFKLNARNFAVGVVKVVLDREFEDLIMR